CGGCGATGCCCTCAAAGCCAAAACCAGGCGAAAACCCGAGTGCCAAGGTTCTATCAAAGCCGAGAATGCGCTCCGCACCTGCCAGACCAGCTAGCACGCCAGAAAGCACCATGGCCATTACAATGCGGTTAGGAACATTAATGCCGGCATATTCTGCCGCCTTGGAGTTAAGTCCTACTGCCCTAATTTCGTACCCAGTGGTAGTTCTCCAGAGAAAGTAGTACAGGGCTACAGCCGCGAGAAGCGCCAAGATGAAGCCCATATTTAGACGCGCAGTAATGCCCGGAATAAAGTCGCTAAAGCGGGCGAGCAAAGCCGTGCTTAATATAGGTGGTGTCTTGGGAATCATTTCCCCAGGGGCACGCAAAACTTCAACTACCATGTAAGCCAACACCGCGTTGGCGATAAAATTCATCATAATGGTATTAATTACTTCGTGAATGCCGCGCTTGGCCTTGAGCCAAGCAGGGATTAACGCCCACAGGCCTCCGCCAAGTGCAGCAGCTACAATGGTCAGCGGCAAGTGCACTGCTAATGGCAGACCTCTTAAGTTGCTACCCACAATGGCGGCCGCAAGTGCCCCCATAAGCATCTGTCCCTCTACTCCGATGTTAAAGAGACCTGCCTTAAAAGGCAAAGCGACGGCAAGCCCAGTAATAATGATGGGCGTAGCCCGCGTTAGAGTACCCAGAATCCTATTCAGGCTGCCAAAAGCGCCGTAGAACAGGGCGGCGTAAGCACGAAAGGGGTTCTCCCCCATAGTGAGTATAATAACCGCGCCTACCAAAAGACCGAGTATAATGGCCCCCAGCGGAACCAAGATCTCCTGCAGGCCGGATTGTTTGCTTTCTTTACTAGCCATTGGTGGGTCTCCTCTCCTCAAGGTGCTGCTGTTCTTCGGGCCTGATACCAGCCATCATGAGGCCGAGTTGCTCCTCAGTGACCTCGTTACTATTCAAGATACCCATGATCTGGCCCTCATAAATAACAGCTACTCTATCACTTAGCGACAGCACCTCCGACAACTCGGGTGAAATGAGGAGGACCGCTTTACCGGCATCGCGATGCAGAACAATGCGGCGGTGAATAAATTCAATGGCACCAATGTCTACCCCGCGCGAGGGCTGCGAGGCAATCAGTAAATCCGGATTCTGGTGCATCTCACGCGCAATGATGACTTTTTGCTGATTGCCGCCCGAAAGAGAGCGGACCATTGTTTCCGCATGGGGTGTTCTAATGTCAAATTCTTCGATCATCTTGTCGGCATGGCTAGCCATGGCCGGTAGATTCAAGAAGCCATGTTCAGCAAAGGGTGGTTTGTAATGAAAACCGAAAATAAGGTTCTCCTTAACCGAGAAGTCGAGCTCTAGCCCTCTCTTTTGTCTGTCTTCGGGAATGTGCCCCACTTTACTCTCCTTAATTTGGCGAGCGGTAAACTGCGTGATGTCTTGGCCGTTAAGGCGCACGGTACCGCTTGACGCGCGGCGTAAGCCCGTAAGAACTTCCACCAATTCAGTCTGCCCATTGCCTTCGACGCCCGCTACTCCCAGGATCTCTCCCGCCCTAATCTCAAAACTTACACGGTCGAGCAGTTTTTCGCCAGATACATCCTTAGCCACCAAGTCCTCCACCGCGAGAATAGTTCTCCCGACCTGGGTAGGCTTCTTATCCACCTGCAGGAACACATGTCGCCCTACCATAAGGTTGGCTAACTCAGCAGGCGAGGTATCCTTGGTCGCTACCGTACCCATTACTTTACCTCTACGCATGACGGTCACACGCTGACTGGTCGCCATAACCTCATTGAGCTTGTGGGAGATGAAAATAATGCTTTTTCCCTGCGAAGTAAGGTTTTGCATGATGGCGTAGAGTTCTCTAATCTCTTGGGGGTTAAGCACAGCGGTAGGCTCATCAAGCACGATAATCTCCGCACCACGATAGAGAATCTTAAGAATCTCTACCCTCTGCTGTATGCCGACAGGCAGCTCCTCAATGGTGGCGTCGGGCTTAACACGGAGACCGTAGCGATGCGACACCTCGGAGACGGCTTTGCGCGCCTTGTCGATGTCTAAGAAGACCCCCTGGCGCGGCTCTGCGCCCAGAACGATGTTTTCGGCAACGGTAAAAGGGTTCACCAGCATAAAATGCTGGTGAACCATTCCTATACCTTGTGCGATAGCTTGATTTGGGTTCAGAATTTTAACCGGCTCGCCCTTGATGAAAATTTGTCCTTCGTCAGGCTGGTACAAGCCAAAGAGAATGTTCATCAAAGTAGACTTGCCAGCACCATTTTCCCCGATGATGGCGAGAATTTCCCCAGGGTAGAGGCTAATGTTGACATTGTCACTCGCTAGCACACCTGGGAATCTCTTCGTTATCTGTCGCATTTCTAAAATGGGTTGCATGGTAAATTCCTCTCCCGCGTCAAATTTACTCGGAACGAACTACAATCCTGCCGTCGGCAATCTGTGCCGATAGATCGGCGATAAGTT
This sequence is a window from Bacillota bacterium. Protein-coding genes within it:
- a CDS encoding ABC transporter permease; the encoded protein is MASKESKQSGLQEILVPLGAIILGLLVGAVIILTMGENPFRAYAALFYGAFGSLNRILGTLTRATPIIITGLAVALPFKAGLFNIGVEGQMLMGALAAAIVGSNLRGLPLAVHLPLTIVAAALGGGLWALIPAWLKAKRGIHEVINTIMMNFIANAVLAYMVVEVLRAPGEMIPKTPPILSTALLARFSDFIPGITARLNMGFILALLAAVALYYFLWRTTTGYEIRAVGLNSKAAEYAGINVPNRIVMAMVLSGVLAGLAGAERILGFDRTLALGFSPGFGFEGIAVALLGRNHPVGVILAAILFGALSSGGVWLSFATDVPSDIVVVLQATIIFFVAADQIVRAIILPKKKGAA
- a CDS encoding ABC transporter ATP-binding protein yields the protein MQPILEMRQITKRFPGVLASDNVNISLYPGEILAIIGENGAGKSTLMNILFGLYQPDEGQIFIKGEPVKILNPNQAIAQGIGMVHQHFMLVNPFTVAENIVLGAEPRQGVFLDIDKARKAVSEVSHRYGLRVKPDATIEELPVGIQQRVEILKILYRGAEIIVLDEPTAVLNPQEIRELYAIMQNLTSQGKSIIFISHKLNEVMATSQRVTVMRRGKVMGTVATKDTSPAELANLMVGRHVFLQVDKKPTQVGRTILAVEDLVAKDVSGEKLLDRVSFEIRAGEILGVAGVEGNGQTELVEVLTGLRRASSGTVRLNGQDITQFTARQIKESKVGHIPEDRQKRGLELDFSVKENLIFGFHYKPPFAEHGFLNLPAMASHADKMIEEFDIRTPHAETMVRSLSGGNQQKVIIAREMHQNPDLLIASQPSRGVDIGAIEFIHRRIVLHRDAGKAVLLISPELSEVLSLSDRVAVIYEGQIMGILNSNEVTEEQLGLMMAGIRPEEQQHLEERRPTNG